Proteins encoded by one window of Epinephelus moara isolate mb chromosome 18, YSFRI_EMoa_1.0, whole genome shotgun sequence:
- the asf1ba gene encoding histone chaperone asf1b-A: protein MAKVQVLNVAVLDNPSPFGNPFQFEITFECMEDLPEDLEWKIIYVGSAESEEYDQILDSVLVGPVPAGRHMFVFQADAPNTGLIPESDAVGVTVVLITCTYRGQEFIRIGYYVNNEYTEPELRENPPIKPDYTQLQRNILASNPRVTRFHINWEGCAERMEDSENVDPTSNSMLPPSCLPGKAPPLGILPDNSMDCL, encoded by the exons ATGGCGAAGGTACAGGTGCTGAATGTGGCTGTCCTAGATAACCCGAGTCCCTTTGGAAACCCTTTTCAGTTTGAAATAACGTTTGAGTGTATGGAGGACCTTCCCGAAG ACCTGGAATGGAAGATCATCTATGTTGGCTCAGCGGAGAGTGAAGAGTACGACCAAATCCTCGACTCTGTCCTAGTCGGCCCGGTACCTGCTGGGAGacatatgtttgtgtttcag GCTGATGCTCCAAACACTGGATTGATTCCTGAAAGTGATGCTGTTGGTGTGACTGTGGTGCTGATCACCTGCACATACCGTGGCCAGGAGTTCATTCGCATTGGTTACTATGTGAACAACGAATACACGGAACCGGAGCTTCGTGAAAATCCACCGATTAAGCCAGACTACACACAG CTCCAGAGAAATATTCTGGCATCAAACCCACGTGTTACCAGATTCCATATAAACTGGGAAGGCTGTGCAGAGCGAATGGAAGACTCTGAAAATGTGGACCCCACGTCAAACTCCATGCTCCCGCCATCCTGTCTCCCGGGCAAAGCCCCACCTTTAGGGATACTACCGGACAACTCTATGGACTGCTTATAG